A genomic stretch from Acetobacter ascendens includes:
- a CDS encoding DUF805 domain-containing protein: MSVLIEQLKQSFKYTGRLSVSDFRIWSAWVVLIFILTYLAHVGVMYLFYKYGGSSISAATCLYAFYAALFVGYIFFLCAIVSALVRRHHDIDRNGWFSVLCFLPYIGVGYWIYLLCAKGTQGPNAYGPPA, translated from the coding sequence ATGTCTGTTTTGATAGAACAACTTAAACAAAGTTTTAAGTACACAGGCCGCCTGTCTGTTTCCGATTTTCGGATATGGAGCGCATGGGTTGTTCTTATATTTATACTTACATATCTTGCGCATGTAGGTGTGATGTATCTGTTTTATAAATACGGAGGGTCTTCTATAAGTGCCGCAACGTGTCTGTATGCGTTTTATGCTGCACTTTTTGTAGGATATATCTTTTTTTTATGCGCCATTGTTTCTGCTTTGGTAAGAAGGCATCATGACATAGACAGAAACGGCTGGTTTTCTGTTTTGTGTTTTCTTCCATATATAGGCGTGGGTTATTGGATTTACCTTTTATGCGCCAAAGGCACGCAAGGCCCCAATGCCTATGGGCCGCCCGCATAG
- a CDS encoding YoaK family protein: MAELSPSSSVRVSARRILVLDLLAGYVDALGFVYLGGLFASAMTGNTTHLAAALVGGIWPHAFMLLGILGTFFVVAMLATLARLRWQAAIGIACVGVLLGATQIAMLTPWHRTLALVLLPALMAVQGETIARFSGTAIQTIVITSNLLKCASALATSLAARWPGSTVKPPAPGAALLPGLSWLGFAAGALCGTLAMAWHVPLPFIWPLPLLVLLYLDIARAEAHNTPP; the protein is encoded by the coding sequence ATGGCTGAACTTTCCCCTTCCTCTTCCGTGCGGGTTTCTGCGCGGCGCATTTTGGTGCTGGACCTTTTGGCCGGGTATGTAGATGCGCTGGGCTTTGTGTATTTGGGCGGGCTGTTTGCCTCTGCCATGACAGGCAACACAACACATCTGGCCGCCGCCCTTGTTGGGGGCATTTGGCCGCATGCCTTTATGTTGCTGGGTATTTTAGGCACGTTTTTTGTGGTGGCCATGCTGGCTACTCTGGCGCGGTTGCGCTGGCAGGCGGCCATTGGCATAGCCTGCGTGGGCGTGCTGCTGGGGGCCACGCAAATTGCCATGCTTACGCCGTGGCACCGCACGCTGGCCCTTGTGCTGTTGCCCGCCCTTATGGCCGTGCAGGGGGAAACGATAGCCCGCTTTTCTGGCACCGCTATCCAAACCATTGTGATCACCAGCAATCTGCTCAAATGTGCCTCTGCACTGGCAACATCATTGGCGGCGCGCTGGCCGGGCAGCACTGTTAAACCGCCTGCGCCGGGGGCGGCCTTGTTGCCGGGGCTTTCCTGGCTGGGGTTTGCGGCTGGGGCTCTGTGTGGCACCTTAGCCATGGCGTGGCATGTGCCGTTGCCCTTTATCTGGCCCCTGCCATTATTGGTTTTGCTGTATCTGGACATTGCCCGCGCCGAAGCCCATAACACGCCGCCCTAA